ACGTAaaacagaaagataaagaaTAGGAGGGAAcaacagaagagaaagatggaaacaGTGTGAAAGAAAGAGCCAAAGTCACGCTGGATCATCTTTTGATTCATAAATCAAATGTTTGAAAGATTTATGGGAAGTTTCTCAGATATGACTTTTCAGCAAACTTGTCTTGTCTTTCATTACATGGACAGCATTTGATTTTAGTTTTAACTAATAAAACCAGGATGGATTTtggaatttggattttttttgtttcacctgTGCAGTGTGTGATAAAAATTGGTGCAACTAGAATGAGCTAGTAtcaaaatagatttaaaaaggGAATTAAAAGGGATTTAAATGTGcttacaaaatatatattgaatatTACTGTAACTATAAATCTATTCTAAATCTAATCtatatcactgtgtgtgtgtgtgtttttagctgTGCACTGCCagtctgtcagtccaccacCTTGGTTCAGactaaaatatttcaacaatctATAGGATGGATTTCCATAAAATTTGGTTACAACATTCATGGTGCTCAGAGGATGAATACTAATGACTGTGGTGAAAACCCCACTGTTAGACTAGCGCTACCAtaaggttcacatttgtggttttgtgagAAATATCTCACCAAAGATGAATTGCCATGATATTTGGCACAGGCAGATTCATGAggtgtaataactttggtgatctcttaACTCCTCATCTATGCCATCATTAGTTCACAAtagttttaatttgtccaatactttggtttataaccaaatacctataaaactaatgacattcccatcagcctcagctgtactctgTGTTTGATGCTTATTAGCAAATCTTAGCATGCTTACTAGGAAACACGCTGAAttaaaatggtgaacatggtaaacacaTGAATTTATTAAAAGAGCTGGATAGAGCGCcactgctcagccttgcagccattttttcccagtggtcactccATGGTATTGCTACGAAAAATCCCCttgcggcccaaaaagcattttcccaatagaccaccattataaaagagatgtctgtaaaactgttgacaggacacctcaaactgcaTACAAGGTCAACCATTACTCTTTCTAttattaaattttatatttgtaaaactttcctcaagccgagaaaagtgatttaaaaatccatgatgtcatcacaatgcaaagtctatgggctgagtGGGAACTCGCGGATGGGACCAGCAGGGGAAACAgtactgcgcatattcagtgggccacacaacaCTGAGGAAAACCTGGAAGCTAGGAACTTTTTTTGGCACATGCGCCAGCCAGCCATTCATTGGACTGAATTGGTGCCATTTTCAGTTTGGCATCCAGCTATATCCAGTCAATACATCCATGGGTAAACAtcacacctgctaaacattagcatgttagcattgtctttgtgagcatgttagcatgctgacattagatTTAGCTCAAAGCGCTGCTGTGCCAGCCTCACAGAGAAGCTAGCATTGCATCTAGTTTTGAATGTCTTTGTTCAGACTGTCTCTTCACAGCTGCCACCACATCCAAGAGTTTGGCTTGGTGTAAGAATGCGGGGTCTGATTGTGACAGATACCTGAGTGTGAGTGAAGGTAAATGTGTGGCAGGATTGATCCATTTCTGCCTGTCTACAAAGAGAGATATTATCctgtttctgtgatttttttagtccacaccacaatttaaaaaaaaaaaaaaagaaaaccacattTGCTTTTCTTGTGTCTTCGTATGCTATTTCTGTATCAGTTTTATACAAGTAAGCCTGGGTTCCTACTGTCTTCCAAAGTATTTGTCATTCAGTAACCACTGAGGAATTCTAATTTGGACATGTTTCCAAGTAGCTATGCAGGCTGCTCATCCAGTATTTATCCTAAAGGCTCAATGATGACAGCCTAGAATGTCTTCAGATCCAGAGGAGCTGGCAGGACACACAGGCCCAACAGTTAAAGACTAGCACAATAAACTAGCACCAAAGTCAATCCAGTTATGTAAATTGAATGATATTTGAATATGATTGATATTGAAGAGTGGTTTGTCCTATCATGGCAAGTCTCAGCCCTGAGATTTGGGAGTCTAGCTGTGGCCCTGCTAAAGGTTACTGATGACCTCAATGCTGTAAAGCCAGATATGAAACAGTGCCATTTGGATGTTCTGAATGTTAACGTTCCCTTGGTCTACAGAGGAGCAGGCAAAGCAgcagaggtggtggtggtgtccTATTTTTGGAGAGGCTATCAGCAGCCCAGCGGCATAGGTCTGAGTGACAGGACAAGTGTTGCGTTGGACCCTCCCCTCGCTCATTTCAGGCAGGAATTTCTCAGTGTAAGCAGACACAGACCCCCTCCCATCATATTTCTCCCTCTTGCTCTCCCTTGGCTACGATGGTTGGCCCACGCTGGGTATGGGTGGGCgcacagaagtgtgtgtgtgcatgtttgtgtgtgttcaggtgtgagTGTCGGCTGTGGAGCTGGAGTCAGAGAGAAGTCAGCGCCCGACAGTGTGGCAGGCAAAGTGTAGGTCAGAGCTCTCTGAGGGGGCCCTGACCGCTGACCATGGTGCCTAAGCACTGAGGGCCCCCTggacaaaattaaaatacaaaaaggagCGGAAAATAaccaagaaaaagaagaaaagtttaaaaacaatAGAGAGAACAGCACAATGGTTGCGGAGGAAGTGATAATTACATTGTCCGGAGGAGCGCCATGGGGCTTTCGTCTTCAGGGAGGTGTGGAACATCAGAAACCGCTCCAGGTGGCTAAGGTAAGGCGGGTCACTCAGCAGGTTGGACAGAGGAGAACGTTCAGCTGAGGCAGTTATTTCATGGTTTGCTGAGTAGAAAGTGGAAATTTGTGTTGGACTCAACAGCGTCCCTAAAGAGCGGTGAAACATCAGCTGAGATATATTAGTAACAGATTTAAGGAGCTGTGAAAGAAGTTGAAATGGAATATTGGATGCCATGCAGGTTGGTTTTGGGCCTGGATATGAGTCATCATCTTGTTTGAGAGTGGTCTTCATGCAGAGCACTGATGATTGATTGGGTAACCTTTAAACTTCAAGTTCAGCTGGGAATGTAGGGCAACCTGGTCACATATCTTTCACTAAGTGTGGCTTTTCCTATTAAACATCATAGAGCTCAAAGTTCTAGTGAAATTACGGTGATTCTGAtcaaaagtgaatgaaaatctGAACTTGTCTACATTCGGTTTCCTGGTTTGtttttgacaaataacatgGTTGACATGGTTCTTCTGTAGTGCTTTGAGCAGTGATATGTGCACATTGTGGCAAATTATAGACTGTTACTTTGTCTTTACTGTGAGGAAGTTATGGATACTACATAGCTTTCACACATGCTCATGATCTGATTTGATGCTATTGAACTAGCATGTTTCCACTACGTCATTGTTTCAGGAAGAAACTCAAATCACTCCAGTCATGCTTGGTTATGTTTAAGTTGGCATGTCACCTGAGATTTATTTGGAAACCCTGTTTTAACAGTAGAAAACAGGTGAGCAATGAATATCAGAAAAGTCTGGATTGATTTCAGAGTCAACCAATTGTTACAGACTAGTTTTACATCTACATCTTCTTGTATGAAGTTGAtggaaagaaaatattaattggGTAAAGGAAACATTTAACTATACAGGTTTCACAGAGAACCTCTCAGCTCATTTTACTCCCCCAGCGCAAATTCTTCATGGCCAAGAATTTGGTACCCACATTTGGCACCAGTGAAGCAGTCCAGATTTGAATCTTGATCTCCATTTGCGAAAGCAAAGATTGACACACAAGACAAAGTGGAATAAAACATGGTTAAAAGGATTAATTAGGctgaaaagcagagaaaaaccCATACCAGGGTATATTATCTCTAACTGGTGAAGCTGAAATCAACTGTTTTACTAAAATTTTTCATGGTTCCAATTAAAGTTTAAATCGAAATAGTGGTAAGAATaaactaaatgtatttatattctctGACTTCATATCGATCCTTTACTGATCATTTCCAGTGAAATCCATATCATTATGTGTGACATGAGCTTTAAAAATCACTGACCCACAGACATAACTCCTCTACCTGACTCAACCAACTTCATCATTCCTGCTCAAACAGACTCAGACATGCcttttttatgaaatgtttacaGATCTTATTTCTGGATACCGTAATTCACGTTTCACAtacccacatgcacacaaacacacatctcgATACACACAGTTAATAATTGTTGACTGAGCAGAACTTCTTTTCCAGGCTATTTTTGGTTGAGAAGCAGCAGGTCGTGAGGTTAGCCAAggtgtgtgtttcagcttgGTACTCAAAAATTAACCTCATACACTATTTTTGTACATGCACTCCTCAGTATCTAGCTGCTCAAAGAAGAGCGTATGACTCTTTCTTGTAGGTTTACATGCAAAGGAAATCCTAATTGTTACACTTCTGCTCTACTCCACATTGTTCCTGTTCAGGCACCACATGAACTGtgaataaatgcataaattagTACTTTTTTCACTGTCTGACAAGAGAACAATATTCTCTATCTTTTACAACAGTTAATTGAAGGATTATGGTGCTAACATAGATGTCCTGTTCATTGTTTTATTCACATTCCCCCCAAATTTTGCTTGACACTTttagtatatttttaaaatgttgcctAGAACTTTATGAAGAGTTTTCTATGGGTTTGTCAACACAATCCGGATTATCTACCTTATATCTCATATGCCACTAAATCAGTCATTATATTTCCCATTATATATGCCTCTATCATGCGTAATTATCAAATATAGGTAGTAACACTGGTACAAAAGTCCTTAGTGGGTAAAGAAACTATTTCCATGTACAGGCCTCTCTGCTCATTTTACCTTGCAAATTTGTTTATGGAGGATCATATCTCATGAGTACTCCACTTTGTCGGACAAATGGGAATCTTTACTGGCTAAGGGGCTAATTCTGGTTTGTTTATCAGAAAAGGAAGTACTTTACATCCTGCACTTCAACTTCATACCTCTTAGACACCATATTAAATAAACTAACCACTTTTTATAGACAGTATTTAGCATCTTAagaatgttaaaatgttaattctACATGTAGTTGACTTACGCGGAACGTGGTAGTATGCACACAGAGCCACAGGACACCAAATCACCTTTACGGCGGACAGCTGTTTCTGTCTGACCATCTAAAACAGCATGCTCCTTCACCCCTGACAGCAGGAAGGCGTAGTCATGTCAGGTCTCATACTATACTGTCCCTAACAGGTGGAGCAGTTTGGGACTTCGCTGAAAGAGCCTGTGTGTCAGTGCtgggtttgtgtgtttacatccCTGTACTGCAAGCAGGCACAGGCCACTTTGAAAGGCTTAGCTAAATGGGTACGTGGGATTTCATTACAGGCAAACCAGAATAGCTGAAAAGAAAACTAATTAGGTCAACCAAAACAACTCTTTCTTATCTCTGAAATCGAACATACAGTCTCCATTTAATACATCAAAAGAGGATCAACACTGCAGTCATTGTCTTTGAGAAATTTCAAACATCTGCTTTGAATTTATTATGGGACATGTTGACATGGTTTGCATAGACCTGAGGCAATTTAGGGTGGGCATAACGCCATGGTCCTGATGAGACCTTGGGCACAAATAGCAAAGCACCAAATGAAGATGGCTGCTGGCTGGCATTTCCCTGTTAAAGTGTGCATGAGTGCCCCACTCGAGCTGCAATATGTGGCATATGTCCGCAGCAAGATCGAGCTGTCGGGACCAAATCTGCTCTCTGTCAGTCACTATCTCAAGCCAAGACAAGACAGCAACATAGCTATGCCAACATAGCTATTCATTTTATATCCCTGCAGTTTCAAAAGCTGATCATAGAATCCCAGGGGAAATAAAAATGCAGGgatagaaagacagaaaaagatggCTGATGTTTGAATCAGTTGTGTTAATATTGCTCTACATCACAGCTCTTCATATCAGAGCAATAGACTTGGCCTCAAGTCAGAAGAAAAGGACAACTTGAAATTTGACTTGTGCTTGTCAAGTTGCTCCAAAGCTTGACTTAATTGAGACTTGAATCATTTTCAGACTTAAGGCCAGGCTAAAATCTGTCTTAAAATCTGATATGATAAAATCCCGGAGCAATAGAATATGAATATGACAGCATCAGACAGACTTTGTATAGTAACACAACTTGAATACTTAATTATTAGCCCTATGCATTGACAGGACTTGCTCTCAGCCATATGGGAAGGCTATTAAAAAGCAAATGTACCAATAATGTGATTAAATGGTCAGCATTCAGACCAGAAAGACTTGGACTTGGGCTTGCTGTCAAATTGTTAAAACTTGATTTGAGATGTACCCTTGAGACACACGTAAAAGAAAGTTGACACAGATTTGTCCCAAAAGTCTTAAAAATTGTTCTactaacaatattttttacatgatcAACTGAAACTCAACATTTGTGTAACCTTTTGCcctctatgtgtgtttgtatttttcctcCCTTTGTTTGTGCAGGTGCGTAAACGCAGCAAAGCATGTAGGGCTGGACTGCGGGAGACTGATGAGCTGGTGTCCATCAATGAACAGCCATGTGAAATGCTATCCCACGCCCAGGCCATGAACCTCATCGACAGCTCCCCGGGTATATTACACATCCGGGTCAAAAGGTCAGAGGAACAAAAGCATTATACTCTCACTGATGATAAACCATCATCAACTCACTGTAATGGatcaagacaaaaatatatcCCACACAAGTCACAGACCAACttttgacacaaaaaaatacaatttaggATGCACATGCATTTGATACTACTGATGTATATTATCCTTCCTACATATATTAAAAATCATCAAGACATTAAGTAAGACCTTACTGACTTCAAGAAGACACTCAATCCACATTTAGAACACTGTATCCAAGGGCCTCTGTTTAGCCCCATAAATTTGTAAAACCCTCTACTTGTTTGCAGGGCGCCTGCTGGTTTTCAGTCTGTGGTCCTTGTGACCCGTGCCCCATCTCCTCGTATAGACAAGGAGTACCGTGCTGCTCTGCGTGCCATGACACCCCCCCACCATGCACCCGTCCGTGAGGTCCACCGTAGCCGCTCCTCAATAACCAGTGGCTTGACATCTCCACCTGGTAGTGAAGCTTACTATGCTGAGACTGACAGTGACGCAGATGTGGCAGGCTTCGAGAGGCAGCGCCGGCAGAAACGCCGCAGCCCCAGCAACTCCATCCCAGGGAAACCAACAGGACGAGCCTCCCCTGAGGGTGGGGAGACATCAGAGATGAGTGGCTATGACAGCGCTCCAGATGCACAACTTTACTCCAATTTGTTGGATGGACATGGGGAAGGTGGAGATGGAGGTGTGGGGCTACCTGGGGTGGCACGGAGGGAGGTGATTTACCAGCCTCCTGGTCCAGGAATGTGGTCTTCTCAGACATCCACAGAGACGTCTTCCATCATCTCCTCAGCAGAAGACCAGGGGCCACGGGATGGAGTGCAGGAAGAAGACAGCGGCTTACTGGAGCCAGCCAACGTGCCACTGGTATCCCCTGAAAGGGCCAAGGAGGCACTGATGCTGGGCTCCCGCAGCCAGCTTGTGCCCATGGTGGGCCCTGTGAATAAACCCATCGATGAGGAACTTACGACAACCTACATGGAAAAAGCCAAGCAAGCCAGTAAGTACAGCTGTGCAAGAACAATGACATAGACATGTGCTTCACATTGGTTCTCATGCTAATTTcattatgttgttatttatattattttctatattatatattatttctaTATGCCATCTGCTTTACAGCACATAATTATATCCTTGAAGTGAAGATGAGCTGATCTCTGTTCTCATACAAAGAAAGAGAatttgtcattgtcattatcTAAAATGCCATGgtgcagtaacaaaaaaaaggtaatgTTTCACAATGTTTCTATATAGAATAATGTAAGAAAACCCTTTCTACTGTAGTTGCTGAAGCCTGAAAAATTAGCCAgtcatgttttactgtttttggtaTCCACAATCTTTGAAGAGGTCAGAAATTGTGACAATTCAGTGACGCAACAACAAATGCAGAACACTGACCCTGAACAAGTAGTCTTTCCTACCACTTGTCATCTTATCCATCATCCATAATAAGCCCAAGCATACGGCAGAGCTAGGCTATTTGAAGTCAATGGGCTGTTTTAAGAACGTGAATAAATGTACTCTTGTAAATCCTCCCTGCCATCACTGAGTTCAGGTTTAACATTCTAATGTCCTAGTTAGGAACCATGTCCTAGACAAATTAAGAAATCCCTTCACCTGGCGGTGCATATTAGGGTAACAGAATGAGGTTGCCTATGATAATCTGCTTAATACCATAACAAGTTAAAGGATATGTTGTGGCTACTCTTTGAAGTTCTCCTTCCAGTCACCTACAACATGCAACTTTCCACAAGCTTGCAAATATTTTCTAAGTTAGATGTTAGAGTACATATGCCTAATAACATGCAAATTTATCCTTCACACCAACTAATGTGAGAAGCCAAAGGCTTGCCTGGAATTTTTTCCAGAGGTGCTCCTGTTGCAAGTTAAGAGACCTGTTGAAGGCATGGCGGTCGAGATGGGTTTAGATGGTGATGTCAGAGCCAGTTTTTGATGTAAAGGTTAAATATGTTATTCAGACTTCTCTGACCATGCTGCAGTACTTACTTATGATGTAGGTTCGCCAAAACATCATGACTAGAATgcatcagtgttttatttagaGGACTTACATACTTAGGTTGAGGTAATAGTTCCCATCTGTTTCTTTATATACATGGAATGCTACTGTGCAATTATTCCTAATAGCTATGGTTTTTACACCCTGCAGAACTGAATCGAGGAGATACACAGCAAGACAAGCATGTAAAGGAAGCCAAAAGCAAGTGTCGAACAATTGCATCCCTACTGACAGATGCTCCCAACCCTCACTCCAAGGGGGTGCTGATGTTCAAGAAGAGGCGGCAGCGGTCAAAGAAGTACACCCTCACCAGCTTTGGCAGTGTGGATGAGGATAGGAGTCTGGACTCACAAGAAGAGGATGGGGTGTTTCCTGGCAGTGAGTCAGAGTTTGATGAAGATGGGTTTTCATCAGCTCCTGACCCAACTTGGGATAGTGACTACATAGATATGCTAGAGAAGAGGGCAACTGCAGGCACTGAAGGTCGTGGGGATGGGGCAGAGGACGCTCCGAGTCCAGGGTTGAGTCAGACTGCAGGCAAGGGTGTCCAATTGTTtgagcagcagagaaagagggCTGCTGAGCATGCCAAGAAGGTGGAGGCGGCACAACCTCAGGCTCCTCCACAGTCTCAAGTCCAGGAGCAGGCTCAGGTGTATCAGTTACATCCAGAGATACAACCACAGATGCAATCAAATCTTCAGCCTCAGCAGATGATACCACCTGGTCCTCCAGTCATACAACAAGAGCAATCCCAAGTTCCAGGTCCAGTTGCTGTTGCAGCTCATGGCATGTCTAATGGGGACCTATGCCATTCTGAAATTAGCACAGCAAGCCTGGTGATGTCACCTCCACCTGTGGCACCCAAACCAGCTACTGCTTCTGTGACTATTCTCACTAGTCATACATCACCAGTGGAGACACCATTACCAGAACTACCTGCCAGTAATGTTCTCAATAGAACTGCACGTCCTTTCACACCTGGCTTTATCAGCATCCGAGCTGCGACCGTCCCTGTAACATTCAGACCACCTGTTACAAAGACAAACCAGCGACCTGCCTCAGCAGCTGTTGTGACACCACCATTTTTCAATGCCTCTGAGGAAGCCATTAATGCTACATCAGTAATGGCACAGCTACCCCCTGGTCCTCCGTCAGTGCTCTCCCCGCCATCCTCTATACCTCCAGGTCCCTTGGCCCTGACACCAGAGGCTCCTGTTACCTTTCACCCTCCAGCCATCTCTACCTCTGTAGAGACAATGCAGGCAGCGCAACCAGTAACTACTGTTAATCAGGCTCCATTTGCAACTGAGCCCCCAGTATCTATGTCTTCAATGCACCCAGCTCCACAACCACAAGAACCAATGGCTCCAGCCCCTGTTCATCCTGTATCCCAAATTACCAGTTCAGCTCAACCAGTTGTATTAAGGCCTCCAGTTCAAGTGCCAGTTGCTCAGCCACCTCCACCTCAATTTTCCATGTCACCTGTAGCTCCAGTGTCAGTGGCCTCCCAGCCAGAAGCTGTAGCTACAACCCCTGATCCTGGTTCAGCAGGTCGCACAGGAATCTTACTTGAGGCTCGACGGCGTGGTGGTAAACCCAAACCTATGTTCAGTGTGCCAGATGTCAAGAAGAACTCCCCCAATCCTGAGCTGTTGTCCATGGTGCAGAAACTTGATGACACGTACACTCGGTACAAATTTGGCCAACCACCCTCTGAGGTTACCTATGATGGTGCAGGGGAAGAGAGCAGTGGTGAGGCTGGTATTGGGAGAGTGCCTCCACCAGTGGCACCCAAGCCTCGGGTTATCCACGAGGCCCCACAGATTCTTCAAGCAGGGGGCAAGGGGGCCCAGCTGTTTGCCCGCAGGCAGAGCCGCATGGGTATGTTTGTAGTTGACACCCCACCTGAGACCCCTTACCAACAGGAAGTGGCCTCATACAGTGCAGCCCAACCCTTTGACTCCTCCTCTAGTTCTTCCTTACCTTCTCATTGGAAGTACTCCCCAAATGTCCGCGCCCCTCCACCCATTGGGTACAACCCACTCCTAGCCCCCTCTATTCCAACGGGGCCTCAAAGGGATAAAGGGCCAGACAGCAGGGGTAGAGGGGGCTCCCAAAGAGAGGGCATCAAAGCTCTGGATTTCATGAGAAGGCAGCCCTACCAGCTCAACTCTGCGATGTTCAACTATGGAGGCAGTGCTGCTAATCTATCAGGCATGCCTTCTTACCAGgcccagaggcagcagcagggTGACTATACAACAAGAATGGTGGGCAGCTCATTAACCTCACCTAGGCAGATCCCCCTGAAAACCGCCCGTGTCTATGAGGTCAAGCGATTCTCCACACCCACACCAATGTCAGCTCCCACTCTGGCTCCCAAAGTCATTGCACCCCGCTCAGCCACTACCCTTGGAGAACGTCTGACTCACTCCAGCATGATCTCCCCACCGCCTGCTCTTTTCACTCCAACCCTGGCCCCTCCCTTGACACCCGCACCAGTCAGTGCTCCAACCCCAGCTTCACCTCCCTTCCAACCAGCTGGACTACCCTGCCTGCCAAAATTCTCTACCACCCCTATTCCAAACCCTGTGCCCGCTGCGGTCCCTACACCTTACACTCCAGTCTCGTACACCACTGGGCTCCAGGCAGCCAAGCAGTTCCAGAGCGCCCCCGAGCTCAGTATCCTTTCCTCTTTGCCCCCGGTCAAATCCAACCCAGTACAGGCACCCAAACCACATTTTGTAGCAACCAGGGGAGGCGTTCAGCCCCGTGTCTGGAGGCCAGGGGCAATGTGAACAGCAGCAAATCAGCCACCTCCACAATTCGACATCTTCATGTAGTATTCATTTAGTGC
This genomic stretch from Thunnus albacares chromosome 14, fThuAlb1.1, whole genome shotgun sequence harbors:
- the synpo2la gene encoding synaptopodin 2-like protein; translated protein: MVAEEVIITLSGGAPWGFRLQGGVEHQKPLQVAKVRKRSKACRAGLRETDELVSINEQPCEMLSHAQAMNLIDSSPGILHIRVKRAPAGFQSVVLVTRAPSPRIDKEYRAALRAMTPPHHAPVREVHRSRSSITSGLTSPPGSEAYYAETDSDADVAGFERQRRQKRRSPSNSIPGKPTGRASPEGGETSEMSGYDSAPDAQLYSNLLDGHGEGGDGGVGLPGVARREVIYQPPGPGMWSSQTSTETSSIISSAEDQGPRDGVQEEDSGLLEPANVPLVSPERAKEALMLGSRSQLVPMVGPVNKPIDEELTTTYMEKAKQAKLNRGDTQQDKHVKEAKSKCRTIASLLTDAPNPHSKGVLMFKKRRQRSKKYTLTSFGSVDEDRSLDSQEEDGVFPGSESEFDEDGFSSAPDPTWDSDYIDMLEKRATAGTEGRGDGAEDAPSPGLSQTAGKGVQLFEQQRKRAAEHAKKVEAAQPQAPPQSQVQEQAQVYQLHPEIQPQMQSNLQPQQMIPPGPPVIQQEQSQVPGPVAVAAHGMSNGDLCHSEISTASLVMSPPPVAPKPATASVTILTSHTSPVETPLPELPASNVLNRTARPFTPGFISIRAATVPVTFRPPVTKTNQRPASAAVVTPPFFNASEEAINATSVMAQLPPGPPSVLSPPSSIPPGPLALTPEAPVTFHPPAISTSVETMQAAQPVTTVNQAPFATEPPVSMSSMHPAPQPQEPMAPAPVHPVSQITSSAQPVVLRPPVQVPVAQPPPPQFSMSPVAPVSVASQPEAVATTPDPGSAGRTGILLEARRRGGKPKPMFSVPDVKKNSPNPELLSMVQKLDDTYTRYKFGQPPSEVTYDGAGEESSGEAGIGRVPPPVAPKPRVIHEAPQILQAGGKGAQLFARRQSRMGMFVVDTPPETPYQQEVASYSAAQPFDSSSSSSLPSHWKYSPNVRAPPPIGYNPLLAPSIPTGPQRDKGPDSRGRGGSQREGIKALDFMRRQPYQLNSAMFNYGGSAANLSGMPSYQAQRQQQGDYTTRMVGSSLTSPRQIPLKTARVYEVKRFSTPTPMSAPTLAPKVIAPRSATTLGERLTHSSMISPPPALFTPTLAPPLTPAPVSAPTPASPPFQPAGLPCLPKFSTTPIPNPVPAAVPTPYTPVSYTTGLQAAKQFQSAPELSILSSLPPVKSNPVQAPKPHFVATRGGVQPRVWRPGAM